ACAGGACGTTTTGCAGTATTAAATAGAGTATAAAAATTATCACTGCTGATGCGCGCAATTTCTTCTGTGCTAGTGTTACGCAGTTGTGCGATATGTTCGGCAACATGTTTTACATAAGCCGGCTGATTGGTTTTACCACGATTGGGCGCGGGTGCTAAATACGGTGAATCGGTCTCGATCAATAGACGATCTAAAGGCACTTGCTTGGCAACCTCTTTTAGCTCTTTGGCATTTTTAAACGTGACAATACCGGAAAAGGAAATATAAAAACCTAAATCCATCGCCGCTTTGGCCGTCTGCCAGTCTTCAACAAAACAATGCATCACACCACGCGCATCTTGCGCGTTTTCATCTTGCATAAGCTTAATGGTATCAACCTTGGCATCACGCGTATGGATAATCAACGGCTTGCCGGTCACCTTAGAGGCTGCGATATGCCGTCGAAAACGCTCTTGCTGCCATGTCATGTCACCTTGACAATGAAAATAGTCTAGCCCTGTTTCACCAATAGCGATAATCTTGGGGTTGTCTGCCAACGCAATGAGCTGATCGACTTCGGGCTCATTTTCGCAATCATGTGTAGGGTGAACACCCACCGAACCATATACTTGGGGATACGGCGTAATTAGCGATAGCATTCTCGGAAAGTTTTCGAGGCTGATCGATACGCATAGCATCGCATCAACCTTGTTGTCACGTGCGCTATTGAGTAATTCTGGTAGGTTTTCGCCATTCTGGTCGGGGTCGATCAGATCTAGATGACAGTGTGAGTCAATAAACATTGATTCGATTATAACGGTTTAAACGGGCTGATATGCTTTTTTATCCCGCTAGACTATAAGTATCAAAGACTTCAGCAAGGTAAGAGTACCGTGGTTTGTAAGTTAGCTTTCAATACTGAATTAAAATACGTCTATTATCTTGGCGAGATAGCTTGAAATTTATTGGTAAATTGATACCAGCGACTATCACATTGTGTGGGTGACACGATCAGAATCTAACACCCCTGCAAGGTGGGTTTCGATCTTGTTACGCACATCAATACCCTCTTCGGCATTAAATTGAATGCCGATACCGGTTGCACGTCCACCTTGTGAGCCGTTGGGGGTGATCCAACAGACTTTACCGACGACAGGAAGCTTCTCTTTGTCGGCCATGAGGGTCAGCAGTAAGAACACTTCGTCACCGATCTCGTAATCAGTCTTCGTCGGGACAAACAAACCACCATGAGTGACAAACGGCATATAGGCG
This sequence is a window from Gammaproteobacteria bacterium. Protein-coding genes within it:
- a CDS encoding TatD family hydrolase, with the translated sequence MFIDSHCHLDLIDPDQNGENLPELLNSARDNKVDAMLCVSISLENFPRMLSLITPYPQVYGSVGVHPTHDCENEPEVDQLIALADNPKIIAIGETGLDYFHCQGDMTWQQERFRRHIAASKVTGKPLIIHTRDAKVDTIKLMQDENAQDARGVMHCFVEDWQTAKAAMDLGFYISFSGIVTFKNAKELKEVAKQVPLDRLLIETDSPYLAPAPNRGKTNQPAYVKHVAEHIAQLRNTSTEEIARISSDNFYTLFNTAKRPVMS
- a CDS encoding PilZ domain-containing protein, producing the protein MNSEKKQRILSLSIKDKSALYAAYMPFVTHGGLFVPTKTDYEIGDEVFLLLTLMADKEKLPVVGKVCWITPNGSQGGRATGIGIQFNAEEGIDVRNKIETHLAGVLDSDRVTHTM